In the genome of Dickeya fangzhongdai, one region contains:
- the rsxA gene encoding electron transport complex subunit RsxA: MSEYVLLFVGTLLVNNFVLVKFLGLCPFMGVSKKLEAAIGMGFATTFVMTIGSVFSWLVNTYVLLPLNLLYLRTLAFILVFAVVVQFTELAVRKTSPALYRLLGIFLPLITTNCAVLGVALLSVNQSHNFLQSTIYGFSAAAGFSLVLVLFAALRERLAVADVPAPFRGSSIALVTAGLMSLAFMGFTGLVKL; this comes from the coding sequence ATGAGCGAATATGTCTTGCTGTTTGTTGGCACGCTTCTGGTCAACAATTTCGTACTGGTGAAATTCCTGGGCTTATGCCCGTTCATGGGCGTGTCCAAAAAGCTGGAAGCCGCCATCGGCATGGGGTTTGCCACGACATTTGTGATGACGATAGGGTCGGTGTTCTCCTGGCTGGTCAACACCTATGTGCTGCTGCCGTTAAACCTGCTCTACCTACGCACGCTGGCCTTTATCCTGGTTTTTGCCGTTGTGGTGCAATTCACCGAACTGGCGGTGCGGAAAACCAGCCCGGCGCTCTACCGTTTACTGGGCATCTTTCTGCCGCTGATCACCACCAACTGCGCCGTTCTCGGCGTCGCGTTGCTTAGCGTGAATCAATCGCACAACTTTCTGCAATCAACCATCTATGGTTTCAGCGCCGCCGCCGGCTTTTCGCTGGTATTAGTGCTGTTTGCCGCGCTGCGCGAACGCCTTGCCGTAGCCGATGTGCCCGCGCCGTTCCGCGGATCGTCTATCGCCCTGGTAACGGCCGGCCTGATGTCGCTGGCCTTTATGGGCTTTACCGGGCTGGTGAAACTTTGA
- the nth gene encoding endonuclease III: MNKEKRIAILSRLRENNPHPTTELKFNSPFELLISVLLSAQATDVSVNKATEKLYPVANTPQAMLDLGVDGVKSYIKTIGLFNSKAENIIKTCRILLDKHQGQVPEDRAALEALPGVGRKTANVVLNTAFGWPTIAVDTHIFRVCNRTRFAPGKTVEQVEEKLLKYVPAEFKVDCHHWLILHGRYTCVARKPRCGACLIEDLCEYKEKVDI; the protein is encoded by the coding sequence ATGAACAAAGAGAAACGGATTGCCATTCTTAGCCGCCTGCGAGAAAACAACCCGCATCCAACCACCGAACTGAAATTCAACTCGCCGTTTGAACTGCTCATTTCGGTGCTGCTGTCCGCGCAGGCCACCGACGTCAGCGTTAACAAAGCCACGGAAAAGCTCTATCCGGTGGCGAATACGCCGCAGGCGATGCTGGATTTAGGCGTGGACGGCGTGAAGTCGTATATCAAGACCATCGGGCTGTTCAACAGCAAGGCTGAAAACATCATTAAAACCTGCCGCATTTTGCTGGATAAACATCAGGGCCAGGTGCCGGAAGATCGCGCCGCGCTGGAAGCCCTGCCCGGCGTCGGGCGTAAAACCGCCAACGTGGTGCTGAACACCGCCTTTGGCTGGCCAACCATCGCGGTGGATACCCATATCTTCCGCGTTTGCAATCGTACCCGCTTTGCACCGGGCAAAACCGTCGAGCAGGTGGAAGAAAAATTGCTGAAATACGTCCCGGCGGAATTCAAGGTCGACTGTCACCACTGGCTGATCCTGCACGGCCGTTATACCTGCGTCGCCCGCAAGCCGCGCTGCGGCGCCTGCCTGATAGAGGACTTGTGCGAATATAAGGAAAAGGTCGATATCTGA
- the cysB gene encoding HTH-type transcriptional regulator CysB — MKLQQLRYIVEVVNHNLNVSSTAEGLYTSQPGISKQVRMLEDELGIQIFARSGKHLTQVTPAGQEIIRIAREVLSKVDAIKAVAGEHTYPDKGSLYVATTHTQARYALPDVIKGFIERYPRVSLHMHQGSPMQIAEAVAKGSADFAIATEALHLYEDLIMLPCYHWNRAVVVKPDHPLAGKTDISIEELAAYPIVTYTFGFTGRSELDTAFNRAGLTPRIVFTATDADVIKTYVRLGLGVGVIANMAVDPASDPDLVAINADNLFSYSTTKIGFRRSTFLRSYMYDFIHRFAPHLTRDVVDTAISLRSNEEIEAMFKDVTLPVK, encoded by the coding sequence ATGAAACTGCAACAGCTTCGTTATATCGTTGAAGTTGTTAATCACAATCTGAACGTTTCTTCGACCGCCGAGGGGTTGTACACCTCCCAGCCGGGGATCAGTAAACAGGTTCGGATGCTTGAAGATGAACTGGGTATTCAGATCTTTGCACGCAGCGGAAAACATTTGACCCAGGTGACGCCTGCCGGGCAGGAAATCATTCGTATCGCCCGTGAGGTGCTGTCCAAGGTCGATGCCATCAAGGCGGTGGCAGGCGAGCACACTTATCCAGACAAAGGCTCGCTGTACGTCGCCACCACGCACACTCAGGCGCGTTACGCGTTGCCTGACGTGATCAAAGGGTTTATCGAGCGTTATCCGCGCGTTTCGCTGCATATGCATCAAGGCTCGCCGATGCAGATTGCCGAAGCCGTGGCCAAAGGCTCAGCGGATTTCGCCATCGCCACCGAAGCGCTGCATTTGTATGAAGACCTGATCATGCTGCCGTGCTACCACTGGAACCGCGCTGTGGTAGTGAAGCCGGACCATCCGCTGGCGGGTAAAACCGATATCAGCATTGAAGAACTGGCAGCCTACCCGATCGTCACCTATACCTTCGGTTTTACCGGCCGTTCCGAACTGGATACCGCATTCAACCGGGCCGGACTGACGCCGCGCATCGTGTTTACCGCGACCGATGCCGATGTGATCAAAACCTATGTCCGCCTGGGACTGGGCGTCGGCGTCATCGCCAATATGGCGGTGGACCCGGCCAGCGATCCGGATCTGGTGGCTATCAACGCCGATAACCTGTTCAGTTATAGCACCACCAAAATCGGTTTTCGTCGCAGTACGTTCCTGCGTAGCTACATGTACGATTTTATTCATCGTTTTGCGCCGCACCTGACACGTGATGTGGTGGATACGGCGATTTCGCTGCGCTCGAATGAAGAGATCGAAGCCATGTTCAAGGACGTTACGCTGCCGGTGAAATAA
- the rsxD gene encoding electron transport complex subunit RsxD, translated as MAFRIAPSPFTHNRQSTRNMMRWVLAACVPGIAAQAWFFGYGNLIQLALASIIALFTEAAILSLRKRPVLETLQDSSALLTAVLLAISLPPFTPWWMVVLATLFAIIIAKQLYGGLGQNPFNPAMIGYVVLLISFPVQMTSWLPPDGLQASPVGFMDALTAIFTGHGTAGQTIQQLIQGVDGVSQATPLDAFKTGLRSGHQPEALLHQPLFGGVLAGLGWQWINLAFLAGGLFMLLLRVIHWQIPFSFLLALSVCALAGWYLHPDVSAPPLLHLFSGATMLGAFFIATDPVTASTTPRGRLIFGALIGVLVWTIRTYGGYPDGVAFAVLLANITVPLIDYFTKPRAYGHR; from the coding sequence ATGGCTTTCAGAATCGCACCCTCACCGTTTACCCATAACCGCCAGTCCACCCGCAATATGATGCGCTGGGTTCTGGCCGCCTGTGTGCCCGGCATCGCGGCGCAAGCCTGGTTTTTCGGTTACGGCAACCTGATCCAGCTGGCGCTGGCCAGCATCATCGCGCTCTTTACCGAAGCGGCGATATTGTCATTGCGAAAACGACCGGTGCTGGAAACGCTGCAGGACAGTTCCGCGCTGTTGACGGCAGTTCTGCTGGCCATCAGCCTGCCGCCGTTTACGCCCTGGTGGATGGTGGTGTTGGCCACCCTCTTCGCCATTATTATCGCCAAGCAGCTGTACGGCGGACTGGGGCAAAACCCGTTCAATCCGGCAATGATCGGCTACGTGGTGCTGCTGATTTCCTTCCCGGTGCAGATGACCAGTTGGTTGCCGCCGGACGGGCTGCAGGCATCGCCGGTCGGGTTCATGGATGCGCTGACGGCGATCTTCACCGGTCACGGAACGGCGGGTCAGACTATCCAGCAGCTGATTCAGGGGGTGGATGGCGTCAGTCAGGCCACGCCGCTGGACGCATTCAAAACCGGCTTGCGCAGCGGTCATCAACCCGAAGCGTTGCTGCATCAGCCGTTATTTGGCGGCGTGCTGGCCGGGCTGGGCTGGCAATGGATTAATCTGGCTTTTCTGGCCGGCGGCCTGTTTATGCTGTTGCTGCGGGTCATTCACTGGCAGATTCCGTTCAGTTTCCTGCTCGCGTTGTCCGTATGCGCGCTGGCGGGTTGGTACCTGCATCCGGACGTCAGCGCCCCGCCGCTGCTGCACCTGTTTTCCGGCGCGACCATGCTGGGCGCGTTCTTTATCGCCACCGACCCGGTTACCGCCTCCACCACGCCCAGAGGTCGCCTGATTTTCGGCGCGTTGATCGGCGTACTGGTATGGACCATCCGCACCTACGGCGGTTACCCTGATGGCGTGGCTTTCGCCGTGCTGTTGGCCAACATTACCGTGCCGTTGATCGACTATTTCACTAAACCACGCGCTTATGGCCATCGCTAA
- the rsxC gene encoding electron transport complex subunit RsxC: protein MFKLFAAFRKDRIWDFSGGIHPPEMKTQSSQVPLRQVPMPDYLIIPLKQHLGPEGDLCVKAGDPVLRGQPLTRGTGRMLPVHAPTSGTVHAIRQHMSNHPSGLTELSIIIIPDGQDRWCERRSFADYRQATPSELVEHLHQAGIAGLGGAGFPTAAKLQGGLRGIDTLIINAAECEPYITADDRLMQECAQEIAQGIDILDHLLQPQRILLGIEDNKPEAIAALRYALVDYPRIQMRVIPTKYPSGGAKQLTKILTGKEVPFGKHSASIGVLMQNVGTAYAIKRSVINGEPLTERVVTLTGDALRQPGNVWARLGTPVRHLLRHAGYHVTTTQPMVVMGGPLMGFTLPALDVPIIKTSNCILAPARDEIQAQEEEQACIRCGKCADACPAGLLPQQLYWFSRGQEHEKARQHHLFDCIECGACAYVCPSNIPLVQYYRQEKAEIQALDQESRKAIEAKARFDARQVRLEREKQARELRHKQAAASVAAADKDAVMAALERVRTKQATAVQAEIRIEPGQQPDNSAVIAAREARKAQAREHQAEKTLNTAEDDAPKAAIAAAIARVKARQAEAHAPSSVTEVDSVAGTEELAALDPRKAAVEAAIARVKARKAVQSGTAEDVTLSPHAPASTTVEALESALPATPADAAPTEIIDPRKAAVAAAIARVKARKAVQSGTAEDVTLSPHASVSTTVEALESAFPATPADAAPTEIIDPRKAAVAAAIARVRARKAAASQASQED from the coding sequence ATGTTTAAGCTGTTCGCCGCCTTCAGAAAAGACAGAATCTGGGATTTTTCAGGCGGAATTCATCCCCCGGAAATGAAAACCCAATCCAGTCAGGTACCGCTGCGGCAGGTTCCTATGCCTGACTATTTGATTATCCCGCTCAAGCAGCACCTCGGGCCGGAAGGCGACCTGTGCGTCAAAGCCGGCGATCCGGTGCTGCGGGGACAGCCGCTGACACGCGGTACCGGCCGGATGCTGCCGGTGCACGCGCCGACCTCCGGGACGGTGCACGCCATCCGCCAGCATATGAGCAATCACCCTTCCGGGCTGACCGAGCTCAGCATCATTATCATTCCCGACGGTCAGGACCGCTGGTGCGAACGCCGCTCCTTCGCCGATTACCGTCAGGCAACGCCGTCCGAACTGGTTGAGCATCTGCATCAGGCCGGTATCGCCGGGCTGGGCGGCGCCGGCTTTCCCACCGCCGCTAAACTGCAGGGCGGTCTGCGCGGCATCGACACCCTGATTATCAACGCTGCCGAGTGCGAACCCTATATTACCGCCGACGATCGTCTGATGCAGGAGTGTGCGCAGGAGATCGCGCAAGGGATCGACATCCTCGACCATCTGCTGCAACCGCAACGTATCCTGCTGGGCATTGAAGACAACAAGCCGGAAGCCATCGCGGCGCTGCGTTACGCGTTGGTGGATTACCCTCGTATCCAGATGCGGGTCATCCCCACGAAATACCCATCCGGCGGCGCCAAGCAGTTAACCAAGATCCTGACCGGCAAAGAAGTGCCCTTCGGCAAGCATTCAGCGTCTATCGGCGTATTGATGCAAAACGTCGGCACCGCGTACGCCATCAAACGTTCGGTCATTAACGGCGAGCCGCTGACCGAGCGGGTCGTCACCCTGACCGGCGATGCCTTGCGCCAGCCGGGCAACGTCTGGGCGCGGTTGGGCACGCCAGTGCGTCATCTGCTGCGCCACGCCGGCTACCATGTCACCACCACTCAGCCGATGGTGGTCATGGGCGGGCCGCTGATGGGGTTCACCCTGCCTGCGCTGGACGTACCGATCATCAAGACCAGTAACTGCATTCTGGCCCCCGCCCGCGATGAGATTCAGGCGCAGGAAGAGGAACAGGCCTGCATCCGTTGCGGCAAATGCGCCGATGCCTGCCCGGCCGGGCTGCTACCGCAGCAGCTTTACTGGTTTAGCCGGGGACAAGAGCACGAGAAGGCGCGCCAGCATCATCTGTTTGACTGTATCGAATGCGGCGCCTGCGCGTACGTTTGTCCGAGCAATATCCCGCTGGTGCAGTATTACCGTCAGGAAAAAGCCGAGATTCAGGCGCTGGATCAAGAATCCCGCAAGGCAATAGAAGCCAAAGCGCGCTTTGATGCGCGTCAGGTCCGTCTGGAGCGGGAAAAACAGGCGCGCGAGCTACGCCATAAACAGGCCGCCGCCAGCGTGGCAGCCGCCGACAAAGATGCGGTGATGGCGGCGCTGGAAAGAGTGCGTACCAAACAGGCGACGGCCGTTCAGGCCGAAATCCGCATTGAACCGGGCCAGCAGCCGGATAACAGTGCCGTGATTGCCGCCCGCGAAGCCCGCAAGGCGCAGGCGCGCGAACATCAGGCGGAAAAAACGCTGAACACAGCGGAAGACGACGCGCCGAAAGCCGCCATCGCGGCGGCGATCGCCCGCGTCAAAGCCAGACAGGCCGAGGCGCACGCGCCATCGTCTGTTACCGAAGTCGATTCGGTTGCCGGAACCGAAGAGCTTGCGGCGTTAGACCCACGCAAAGCGGCGGTTGAAGCGGCGATTGCCCGGGTTAAAGCCCGTAAGGCTGTGCAGTCTGGTACCGCAGAAGACGTGACATTGTCACCCCATGCGCCGGCATCAACCACAGTGGAAGCGCTGGAAAGCGCGCTCCCGGCCACACCGGCTGATGCCGCCCCAACCGAGATTATCGACCCGCGTAAAGCCGCCGTCGCCGCTGCCATCGCCCGGGTTAAAGCCCGTAAGGCTGTGCAGTCTGGTACCGCAGAAGACGTGACATTGTCACCCCATGCATCGGTATCAACCACAGTGGAAGCACTGGAGAGCGCGTTCCCGGCCACACCGGCTGACGCCGCCCCAACCGAGATTATCGACCCGCGTAAAGCCGCCGTCGCCGCTGCCATCGCCCGGGTTAGAGCACGCAAGGCCGCCGCATCGCAGGCGTCGCAAGAGGACTAA
- the ydgT gene encoding transcription modulator YdgT has protein sequence MSVYEYLLKFRKVSTLESLEKLFDHLNYSLTDNHDIINMYRAADHRRAELAAGGKLFDIGQVPKSVWHFVI, from the coding sequence ATGAGTGTTTACGAATATTTATTGAAATTCAGAAAAGTGAGTACATTGGAAAGTCTTGAGAAGTTGTTTGATCATTTGAATTATTCTCTGACTGACAATCACGACATTATCAATATGTATCGGGCTGCCGATCATCGCCGGGCCGAATTAGCCGCTGGCGGAAAACTGTTTGACATCGGGCAAGTACCGAAATCCGTCTGGCACTTTGTGATTTAA
- the rsxG gene encoding electron transport complex subunit RsxG, producing MLTTMRRHATTLALFAAFTTGLTALVNSLTEKTISQQVIAQQRALLDQVIPVDRYNNDLLSECYLVSDPALGSASPHRVYIARHDGAPVAAALESTAPDGYSGAIHLLIGADFHGTVLGTRVTEHHETPGLGDKIDIRISDWITRFTGQAVTDSQDSRWAVKKDGGQFDQFTGATITPRAVVNAVKRGALFLQTLPPRLSTLTPCGDKP from the coding sequence CTGCTGACCACTATGCGCCGCCATGCCACCACGCTGGCTCTGTTTGCCGCCTTTACCACCGGGTTGACCGCACTGGTTAACTCCCTGACCGAAAAAACCATTTCGCAGCAGGTTATCGCACAGCAGCGCGCGCTGCTGGACCAGGTGATCCCTGTCGATCGCTATAACAACGATCTGCTCAGCGAGTGCTATCTGGTGAGCGACCCGGCGCTGGGCTCCGCTTCGCCACACCGTGTCTACATTGCTCGCCATGACGGCGCACCGGTCGCCGCCGCGCTGGAAAGTACCGCGCCTGACGGTTATTCCGGCGCGATCCATCTGCTGATTGGCGCAGACTTTCATGGTACCGTGCTGGGCACACGGGTCACCGAGCATCATGAGACACCGGGGCTGGGCGACAAGATAGATATCCGTATTTCCGACTGGATAACGCGTTTTACCGGCCAGGCCGTTACAGATTCACAAGATAGCCGCTGGGCGGTGAAAAAAGACGGCGGCCAGTTTGATCAGTTTACCGGCGCCACCATTACCCCGCGCGCGGTGGTCAATGCGGTGAAACGCGGCGCCCTGTTTTTACAAACCTTGCCGCCGCGACTGTCCACCCTGACGCCATGTGGAGATAAACCATGA
- a CDS encoding electron transport complex subunit E, translating to MNQTKELALQGLWKNNSALVQLLGLCPLLAVTSTATNALGLGLATTLVLTCTNIAVSALRRWVPDEIRIPIYVLLIASVVTIVQMLINAYAYGLYQSLGIFIPLIVTNCIVIGRAEAFASKNTVMLSALDGLFMGLGATSALFVLGAIREILGNGTLFDGADLLLGSWARVLRVEVVHMDSPFLLMILPPGAFIGLGMMLAAKYIIDEKRKQRRARTVRLSPLSSSTLTE from the coding sequence ATGAACCAGACCAAAGAACTGGCCCTGCAGGGACTGTGGAAAAACAACTCGGCACTGGTGCAACTGCTGGGGCTGTGCCCGCTGCTGGCGGTGACCTCCACCGCCACCAACGCGCTCGGACTGGGGCTCGCCACCACGCTGGTGCTGACATGCACCAATATTGCCGTTTCCGCGCTGCGCCGTTGGGTGCCGGACGAAATTCGTATTCCGATTTACGTCTTGCTGATTGCCTCGGTGGTCACCATCGTGCAGATGCTGATCAACGCTTACGCCTACGGTCTGTATCAGTCGCTGGGGATTTTTATCCCGCTGATCGTCACCAACTGTATCGTGATTGGGCGCGCGGAAGCCTTCGCGTCGAAAAATACGGTGATGCTGTCGGCATTGGACGGCCTGTTCATGGGGCTGGGCGCCACCAGCGCGCTGTTTGTGCTGGGCGCGATAAGAGAGATCCTCGGCAATGGCACCCTGTTTGACGGCGCCGACCTACTGCTGGGCAGTTGGGCTCGGGTGTTACGGGTCGAGGTCGTGCATATGGACTCGCCGTTCCTGCTGATGATTTTGCCGCCCGGCGCCTTTATCGGACTGGGAATGATGCTGGCCGCCAAATATATTATCGATGAAAAACGCAAACAGCGCCGTGCCCGTACGGTGCGGCTGTCGCCTCTTAGCTCATCTACGCTGACGGAATAA
- the araA gene encoding L-arabinose isomerase, producing the protein MEQFKPLEVWFVIGSQHLYGPEALRQVKENAEKVVNGLNRDANLPVRLVLKPLVKTPDEITALCRDANYQDNCIGLLAWLHTFSPAKMWIGGLSILNKPLLQFHTQFNADIPWDTMDMDFMNLNQTAHGGREFGFIGARMRQPHQVVVGHWQDRHAHERIAKWMRVAAALQESRQLKVARFGDNMREVAVTEGDKVGAQIQFGYAVSAWGLGDLVGVVDDVSQGDVNTLIEEYEASYTLSEALRLHGPKRQNLLDAARIELGLKRFLDQGGFKAFTTNFENLYGLKQLPGVAVQRLMQQGYGFGAEGDWKTAALLRVMKVMAQGLPGGTSFMEDYTYHFAPGNNLVLGAHMLEVCPSIASEEKPLLDAQYLGIGGKADPVRLIFSAPAGSALNVSVIDLGDRFRLLVNQVDTVAQPHPLPKLPVARALWQAQPSLETAAEAWILAGGAHHTVFTQSLDLDYLRLYADLHNIELTVIDQDTTLPALRDGLRWNELYYKLCGHRA; encoded by the coding sequence ATGGAACAATTTAAGCCGCTCGAAGTCTGGTTTGTGATTGGCAGTCAGCATCTGTATGGCCCGGAAGCGCTGCGTCAGGTGAAAGAGAACGCCGAAAAAGTGGTGAATGGCCTTAACCGCGACGCCAACCTGCCGGTGCGGCTGGTACTCAAACCGCTGGTCAAAACCCCGGATGAAATCACCGCGCTGTGCCGCGACGCCAATTATCAGGATAACTGCATCGGGCTGCTGGCCTGGCTGCATACCTTCTCGCCCGCCAAAATGTGGATTGGCGGTCTGAGCATCCTCAACAAACCGCTGCTGCAGTTCCATACCCAGTTCAACGCCGATATCCCCTGGGACACCATGGACATGGATTTCATGAACCTGAACCAGACCGCTCACGGCGGGCGCGAATTCGGTTTTATCGGCGCGCGCATGCGTCAGCCTCATCAGGTGGTGGTCGGCCACTGGCAGGATCGTCACGCCCATGAACGCATCGCCAAATGGATGCGGGTCGCGGCGGCGCTTCAGGAAAGCCGTCAGCTCAAGGTAGCCCGTTTTGGCGATAACATGCGGGAAGTGGCGGTCACCGAAGGCGATAAAGTCGGGGCGCAAATCCAGTTTGGCTACGCGGTCAGCGCCTGGGGGCTGGGAGACCTGGTCGGCGTGGTGGACGATGTCAGCCAGGGCGATGTGAATACGCTGATTGAAGAGTATGAAGCCAGCTACACCCTCAGCGAAGCGCTCAGGCTGCATGGTCCGAAACGGCAAAATCTGCTGGATGCGGCCCGTATCGAGCTCGGCCTGAAACGCTTTCTCGATCAGGGCGGCTTTAAGGCTTTCACCACCAATTTCGAAAACCTCTACGGCCTCAAGCAGCTTCCCGGCGTGGCGGTACAACGTCTGATGCAGCAGGGATACGGTTTCGGCGCCGAAGGCGACTGGAAAACCGCCGCGCTGTTGCGCGTGATGAAGGTCATGGCGCAGGGATTACCCGGCGGCACCTCCTTCATGGAGGATTACACCTACCACTTCGCTCCCGGCAACAATCTGGTGCTCGGCGCCCATATGCTGGAAGTGTGCCCCAGCATCGCCAGCGAGGAAAAACCGCTGCTGGATGCGCAATACCTCGGGATCGGCGGCAAAGCGGATCCGGTGCGATTGATCTTCTCCGCGCCGGCCGGATCGGCGCTGAACGTCAGCGTGATCGATCTGGGCGATCGTTTCCGCCTGCTGGTTAATCAGGTGGATACCGTCGCCCAGCCGCATCCCTTGCCGAAACTGCCGGTCGCCCGCGCGCTCTGGCAGGCGCAGCCATCGCTGGAAACGGCGGCCGAAGCCTGGATTCTGGCGGGCGGCGCTCATCATACCGTGTTTACCCAATCGCTCGATCTCGATTATCTGCGGCTGTACGCCGACCTGCACAACATCGAGTTGACGGTGATTGATCAGGACACCACCCTGCCGGCCCTCAGGGACGGGCTGCGCTGGAACGAGTTGTACTACAAACTGTGCGGACACCGGGCGTAA
- the rsxB gene encoding electron transport complex subunit RsxB produces the protein MITIWIAIAALSALALVFGLVLGFASRRFQVEEDPVVEQLDAMLPQSQCGQCGYPGCRPYAEAIALNNEQINKCVPGGEPLMLKLAERLNVDPQPLDAEAPQKPEPLVAWVDENNCIGCTKCIQACPVDAIVGTTRAVHTVIRDLCTGCNLCVPPCPTDCIELRPLAPTTASWKWNLDAIPVRVIQAENRVIENHV, from the coding sequence ATGATCACAATCTGGATAGCCATAGCAGCGCTCAGCGCGCTGGCGCTGGTGTTCGGGTTAGTCCTGGGCTTTGCCTCGCGCCGCTTTCAGGTGGAAGAAGACCCGGTGGTTGAGCAACTGGACGCCATGCTGCCGCAAAGCCAGTGCGGCCAGTGCGGTTATCCCGGCTGCCGCCCCTACGCCGAGGCGATCGCCCTCAACAACGAACAAATCAACAAATGCGTGCCGGGCGGCGAACCGCTGATGCTGAAGCTGGCGGAGCGGCTGAATGTCGATCCGCAGCCGCTTGACGCCGAGGCGCCGCAAAAACCGGAACCGCTGGTCGCCTGGGTCGACGAAAACAACTGTATCGGCTGCACCAAATGCATCCAGGCCTGCCCGGTGGACGCGATTGTCGGCACCACCCGCGCCGTCCATACCGTCATCCGCGATCTGTGTACCGGCTGCAACCTGTGCGTGCCGCCCTGCCCAACGGATTGTATCGAATTAAGACCTTTAGCCCCGACAACCGCCAGTTGGAAATGGAATCTCGACGCCATTCCGGTGCGCGTTATCCAGGCGGAAAACCGTGTGATCGAAAATCATGTTTAA